One Flavobacterium sp. 90 DNA segment encodes these proteins:
- a CDS encoding translocation/assembly module TamB, with protein MNKKPIHFLKKTLRVLLWCVASIIVLLLLLIVLIQVPSVQNYVKDKAITYLQGKIKTKVSLDHISIEFPKDVVLEGFYFEDQKKDTLLAGKRLQLDVDLFKLVSSELEINSVALENVKANISRNKDGVFNFDYIIKAFESKEPKVDDPNSKPFKISVVKVDLDNVNFNFKDDFSKNDVRVNLTHFDTKFKEFDLDKMDFDIPNIDLKGLKVVLNQDVVEKIAEVSVKTVDTISKRTDFNLKLGKISLSKIDIAYDNKDSKLDSGIKLGNLDLSVNKIDLNNQLLDFDSFELKNLKGNLRLGAKDKQIQAPNLDTTAIKQAGWKVKLADVNLENIAFKFDDMQSKPVSKGIDYSHMDLDKFNFKAEKLYYGNDTISGNIKALTVNDKSGLQIQSLKTDFFYGPKNAYLNDLYLKTPQTLLQDKAKVSYSSIASISKDLGNLTLDANLKQSKIGFRDILLFVPDLQKTNPFKSNPNAILYLNTRLSGKIKDLNIPQFEMSGIGTTKVALSGKIKGLPDAQKAYYDLDIKKLSSTSKDIYSFVPAGTIPKNIQLPSQLNLSGKFKGSVQNFKTNLALNSSFGNAKIDALFDQRIKKKEKYDATVYLLDFDLGRLIKNDSIGKITLKAKVKGKGLDPKTAQAQFDGLVQKAVFNKYTYKDLALKGNIANGSFDVKSGMQDPNLNFDLVASGNTQEKYPSIKLKLNLDIADLEKLNLHAGPMKLRGNIDADIANSNPDFLNGKVFLSNIQILQDAEPIVLDSMRIIAFADNNRNNIKISSQFLKAEVDGKYKLTTLTAAIKKSLSKYIDLKNPKANGESDEQRLAFTLKIDNDPILFKLVPKLTGLEPINITGKYNNVADSLEIKGTIPRIVYADNTISDGKINIEAKENALEYAISVATIESGSLKIPFTSLSGKVENNLLTYALEVKDAKDKQQYFIAGNFKAEDSKNIFKIDAENFVLNYDKWNVDPENAIEFGGKRLYINKFFLENSGNELRIQSQGNQDNAPLKVDFVNFKIETIMNIVKKDQLLMQGLINGNALVENVMTKPTFTSDIKVDQFAFKGEPVGDIAIKVDNKTNNLLAANVTLSGEGNDVNLTGNYKIDDGNLDFNLDFNKLKIKSIQGFSMGNLTEGTGFLTGNFKISGNASAPKVNGELDFKNTGFRVTKFNSYFKTEEEKITLQNDVITFDSFTFKDENDNELTINGTIKSADYTNFDFGLTVVAEDFRAIHSKEKDNDLFYGDLILDSKLNIKGTLANPIVGGNIKINKDTKFTVVLPQSDPSIADREGIVEFVDEDNQYLKQTAAMQQKLNQSQLIGMDVSVAISIDKEAELTLVIDKGNGDYLNLKGEAELIGGIDPSGKTTLTGKYEFSDGAYEMNFNMIRRKFNIQKGSSITWNGEPTMATLNITAIYKVDAAPIDLLGNQLPTDNPTVRNTYKQKIPFQTLLKMNGELLKPEITFDIVLPDGNYDVSTDVVSLTQTKLQQLRQEPAELNKQVFALLLLNRFIGENPFASESGGTSAESLARQSVSKILSQQLNDLAGELITGVQLEFDLESTDDYTSGSRENRTDLNVGVSKKLLDDRLKVTVGSSFAVEGQERANEQSTNIAGDVALDYQLTKDGRYMVRAYRKNEYQVAVEGQVIETGVAFIITMSYNKFRELFHRTAAEKEMIKEEKLRKERAKKKEKEDKEKKENQIEGNEQKT; from the coding sequence ATGAATAAGAAACCCATTCATTTTCTTAAAAAAACACTACGTGTACTTCTTTGGTGCGTGGCTTCTATTATCGTACTTTTATTATTGCTGATTGTTTTGATTCAGGTTCCTTCCGTTCAAAATTATGTAAAAGACAAAGCGATTACCTATCTGCAAGGCAAAATCAAAACCAAAGTTTCTTTAGATCACATTTCGATAGAATTTCCTAAAGATGTAGTTCTTGAAGGTTTTTATTTTGAAGATCAAAAAAAAGATACTTTATTGGCAGGTAAACGTTTACAACTCGATGTCGATTTATTTAAATTGGTAAGTAGCGAATTAGAAATCAATTCGGTTGCATTGGAAAATGTCAAAGCTAATATTTCCAGAAATAAAGACGGCGTTTTCAACTTCGATTATATCATAAAAGCGTTTGAATCAAAAGAACCAAAAGTCGACGATCCGAATAGTAAACCATTCAAAATATCAGTTGTCAAAGTTGATCTTGATAACGTGAATTTTAATTTTAAAGACGATTTTTCTAAAAATGATGTTCGGGTAAACCTTACACATTTTGATACGAAATTCAAAGAATTCGATTTGGATAAAATGGATTTTGATATTCCAAATATTGATTTAAAAGGATTAAAAGTAGTTTTAAATCAAGATGTTGTAGAGAAAATTGCTGAAGTTTCGGTGAAAACCGTTGATACAATTTCGAAAAGAACAGATTTCAATTTAAAATTAGGCAAAATCAGTTTGTCAAAAATTGATATTGCTTATGACAATAAAGATTCCAAATTAGATTCGGGAATAAAACTGGGCAATTTAGATTTATCAGTAAATAAGATAGATTTGAATAATCAGCTTTTGGATTTTGATTCTTTCGAATTAAAAAATCTAAAAGGAAACTTACGTTTAGGAGCAAAAGACAAACAAATTCAAGCGCCAAATTTAGATACAACAGCAATAAAACAAGCTGGTTGGAAAGTGAAATTGGCAGATGTTAATTTAGAAAATATTGCTTTCAAATTTGATGATATGCAATCAAAACCCGTTTCAAAAGGAATTGATTACAGCCATATGGATTTGGATAAATTCAATTTTAAAGCTGAAAAATTGTATTATGGAAACGATACAATTTCAGGAAATATAAAAGCATTAACTGTAAATGATAAAAGCGGATTGCAAATTCAGTCTTTAAAAACAGACTTCTTTTACGGACCTAAAAATGCGTATTTGAATGATTTATATTTAAAAACGCCGCAAACATTACTTCAGGATAAAGCCAAAGTTTCTTATTCTTCGATTGCCTCGATTTCTAAAGATTTAGGAAACCTTACTTTAGACGCAAATCTAAAACAATCAAAAATTGGGTTTAGAGACATTTTGCTTTTTGTTCCCGATTTGCAAAAAACGAATCCGTTTAAGAGTAATCCAAATGCAATTCTATATTTGAACACACGCTTGAGCGGAAAAATCAAAGATTTGAATATTCCGCAATTCGAAATGAGCGGAATTGGAACTACAAAAGTTGCCCTTTCGGGGAAAATAAAAGGTTTGCCTGATGCACAAAAAGCGTATTATGATTTAGATATTAAAAAACTTTCAAGTACTTCAAAAGACATTTATTCGTTTGTACCGGCGGGAACAATTCCGAAGAATATTCAGTTGCCTTCTCAACTTAATTTAAGTGGAAAATTTAAAGGTTCAGTTCAGAATTTCAAAACCAATTTGGCTTTAAACAGCAGCTTCGGAAATGCCAAAATTGATGCTTTATTTGATCAGCGTATTAAGAAAAAAGAGAAATACGACGCGACGGTTTATTTGTTAGATTTTGATTTGGGACGATTAATCAAAAATGATTCGATTGGAAAAATTACGCTTAAAGCGAAAGTAAAAGGCAAAGGTTTAGATCCAAAAACGGCTCAGGCACAATTTGACGGTTTGGTTCAGAAAGCAGTTTTCAATAAATACACGTATAAAGATTTAGCTTTAAAAGGAAATATCGCAAACGGTTCATTCGATGTAAAATCAGGAATGCAAGATCCAAACTTAAATTTTGACTTGGTTGCGAGCGGAAATACACAAGAAAAGTATCCTTCAATAAAATTAAAATTAAACCTTGATATTGCCGATTTAGAAAAGCTGAATCTTCATGCCGGACCAATGAAATTGCGCGGAAATATAGATGCAGATATTGCCAATAGTAATCCAGATTTTCTAAATGGAAAAGTGTTTCTTTCGAACATTCAGATTTTGCAAGACGCAGAACCAATCGTTTTGGATTCTATGCGAATAATTGCTTTCGCAGATAATAATCGAAATAATATCAAAATTTCGTCTCAGTTTTTAAAAGCAGAAGTTGACGGAAAATACAAACTGACAACATTAACGGCGGCAATAAAAAAGTCACTTTCGAAATATATTGATTTAAAAAATCCGAAAGCAAATGGCGAATCAGACGAACAACGTTTGGCATTTACTTTAAAGATTGATAATGATCCGATACTTTTTAAACTCGTTCCGAAATTAACAGGTTTAGAACCCATTAATATTACCGGAAAGTACAATAATGTTGCAGATTCTTTAGAAATAAAAGGAACGATTCCGAGAATTGTATATGCGGATAACACTATTTCTGACGGAAAAATAAATATCGAAGCCAAAGAAAATGCTTTAGAATATGCAATTTCTGTGGCAACAATTGAAAGCGGTTCTTTGAAGATTCCGTTTACGAGTTTATCAGGAAAAGTAGAGAATAATCTTTTGACTTATGCACTTGAAGTGAAAGATGCAAAAGACAAACAACAATATTTTATTGCAGGAAATTTTAAAGCCGAAGATTCTAAAAACATCTTCAAAATTGATGCAGAAAACTTTGTCCTGAATTATGATAAATGGAATGTTGATCCTGAAAATGCCATTGAGTTTGGAGGAAAACGACTTTATATCAATAAGTTTTTCTTAGAAAATTCAGGAAATGAACTTAGAATTCAATCGCAGGGAAATCAGGATAATGCACCGCTTAAAGTTGATTTTGTAAACTTCAAAATTGAGACGATTATGAACATCGTCAAAAAAGATCAACTATTAATGCAAGGTTTGATTAACGGAAATGCTTTGGTTGAAAATGTAATGACAAAACCAACTTTTACATCGGATATTAAAGTTGATCAATTTGCTTTTAAAGGAGAACCTGTTGGAGATATTGCAATAAAAGTCGATAATAAAACCAATAATTTATTGGCAGCAAATGTTACGCTAAGTGGAGAAGGAAATGATGTAAACCTAACTGGAAACTATAAAATAGACGATGGAAATCTGGATTTTAATCTGGATTTTAACAAATTGAAGATCAAAAGTATTCAGGGTTTCAGTATGGGAAATCTTACCGAAGGAACAGGATTTTTGACCGGAAATTTCAAAATTAGCGGAAACGCGTCTGCGCCAAAAGTAAATGGGGAATTAGACTTTAAAAATACAGGTTTCAGAGTCACGAAATTCAATTCATATTTTAAAACGGAAGAGGAAAAAATTACGCTTCAAAATGATGTAATTACATTTGACAGTTTTACTTTCAAGGATGAAAATGATAATGAATTAACGATAAACGGAACTATTAAATCAGCAGATTATACCAATTTTGATTTCGGTTTAACCGTTGTTGCAGAAGATTTTAGAGCGATACATTCTAAAGAAAAAGATAATGATTTGTTTTATGGAGATTTGATTCTGGACAGCAAGTTAAATATTAAAGGAACACTGGCAAACCCAATCGTTGGCGGAAATATCAAAATAAATAAAGACACGAAATTCACTGTTGTTTTACCACAATCAGATCCTTCGATTGCAGATCGTGAAGGAATTGTAGAATTTGTAGATGAAGACAATCAGTATCTGAAACAGACTGCGGCAATGCAGCAAAAATTAAATCAATCGCAGTTAATTGGGATGGATGTGAGTGTTGCGATTTCGATAGATAAAGAGGCGGAATTGACATTGGTTATCGACAAAGGAAATGGTGATTATCTGAATCTAAAAGGTGAAGCAGAACTTATTGGCGGAATCGATCCTTCGGGGAAAACAACTTTAACCGGTAAATATGAGTTTTCTGATGGTGCATATGAAATGAATTTCAATATGATTCGACGAAAATTTAATATTCAAAAAGGAAGTTCGATTACCTGGAATGGTGAGCCAACAATGGCAACTTTGAATATTACAGCGATTTATAAAGTAGATGCAGCGCCAATCGATTTACTTGGAAACCAATTGCCAACAGATAATCCAACAGTTAGAAATACGTACAAACAGAAAATTCCTTTTCAGACTTTATTAAAGATGAACGGGGAACTTTTGAAGCCTGAAATTACATTTGATATTGTACTTCCGGACGGGAATTATGATGTTTCTACAGATGTTGTGTCTCTTACACAAACGAAATTACAACAACTAAGACAAGAACCAGCCGAATTAAACAAACAGGTTTTTGCGCTTTTATTATTGAATAGATTTATTGGCGAAAATCCGTTTGCGAGTGAAAGCGGCGGAACAAGTGCAGAATCTTTGGCAAGACAAAGTGTGAGTAAAATACTTTCGCAACAATTAAATGATTTGGCAGGAGAATTAATTACCGGAGTTCAGTTAGAATTTGATTTAGAATCTACGGATGATTATACGTCAGGGAGCAGAGAAAACAGAACAGATTTGAATGTTGGTGTTTCTAAAAAACTTCTCGATGATCGATTAAAAGTTACCGTAGGTAGCAGTTTTGCGGTTGAAGGACAAGAACGCGCCAACGAACAAAGTACGAATATTGCGGGCGACGTAGCGCTGGATTATCAGCTTACAAAAGACGGACGATATATGGTTCGTGCTTATCGAAAAAATGAATATCAGGTTGCAGTAGAAGGTCAGGTTATTGAGACTGGAGTTGCGTTTATTATCACGATGAGTTACAACAAATTCAGAGAGCTTTTTCATCGCACAGCGGCAGAAAAAGAAATGATAAAAGAAGAGAAATTACGCAAGGAAAGAGCCAAAAAGAAAGAGAAGGAAGACAAGGAAAAAAAGGAAAATCAAATTGAAGGAAATGAGCAAAAAACATAG